The window GCCAAGATGCGCAACACAAGATTGATCTTCGCGTGCGCGTTCTCCGTTCTCGACGACGCACTCACGCTGGCGCGGCCTCTTTCGCCCCCGCAACCGCCCCCACACTCAATCCCAGTCGCGCAAAATACACGCCGCCCATCACCGTGATCGGAATGAAACTCAGGATGTGATAGCCGATGGCCCAACTCACGGCGAGTTCCTTGGGCACGCCGTACACCGCCAGCCCGACGGTGGAGAGCAATTCAAACACGCCAAAGAAACCCGGTGAACTGGGAATCGACACGCCGATCCCCAGCACGCCCTGCAGGAAGAGCGCGGCGGTGAATGGCGCCTCGATACCAACGGCGATGAATGCGAGATAGAGGCCGAGCGCATGCACCAGCCAGTGCAGCGCCGCCCAGAAGAACACGGCGAGAAACCGACGGGAATCCTTGAGCACCGCCAATCCGCCCACCCCGTGCTCCACGAACTTCACCAGCACCGCTTCGTGCCGGGGCAGCACGCGGCGCGCGACCCATCCCACAAACTGCATCACGCGCTGATGCTGCAGCACCATGAAATAGCAGACCGTCAGCAACCCCACCACCAGCGTGATCCCGCCGGCCGCCAATTGCGGCACGGTGCTGCCCAGGATCTTCACACCAGGCGGAAACGCCGGATCGAGCATGGCACCGAACATCAGCGCCAGCAACACTATGGCGTCAAATATTCGATCGACGGCCAGCGAACCCAGTGCGGTGGTAATTCGCACCCGCGGCACTTCGCGCGTGAGCGCATAGGCACGCGCAAACTCACCGGCGCGAAACGGAAAGACGTTGTTCATCATCATGCCGATGGCGGTGCTTCGCCACAGCGGGCCAAACGGAATGAACCCCGCCACCGGTTCGAGAATGGTGCGCCAGCGACGCGCGCGAATCGGGAAGATGCTGGTGCCCACCGCCACCGCGAACAGCAGCAACAGCACATTGGAATGCCGCAGCACATCCCACACCGCGGACACCGACTGACCGCGCAACGTCCACCACAGCATCGCGCCGCTCAGCGCGATGCCCAGGGCACTCTTCCAATCCAGCTTCACGAAACCGTCACGTGGTGACCGCCAGGTCCAGTAGGTCGCTCAGCTCTTCGAACAGCGCGTGGGCCGAGGGTTCGGCCAGTGAACCGCGATTCCAGAGCACCTTGAGTTCGTCACGAACCTTGCGCGCGCGCGTGATGGCCGAGTGCCCGCGAAAGAGCAGCGACTCGATGGGTACGATCTGCGGCGCTTCAACCGGCGGTGCGCCGGCCCAGATGATGTTGGCGTCCTTGACCCTGGCCGCCAACTCGGTATCGGTGAGTTCGCGATCCATCAGCAGATGGGCGAACCCCTGAATGGCGGCGCGTTCGCTGCTGTTCGACAGCGGTGCGCGGGCCATCTTGGTGGCCAGCGACGCGATGCTGGCGGCGCCATAGCTGTCCGCCACGTCACTGAGTCCCAGCAACCCGCGTCGCAATCCGTCAGACAGTGCCAGCTGCGATGGGCCGGCGGCACTCGTGGCCAGCGCCTGGCCTTCGCGGGCGACCCCGTCGGCGGCCGCGGCAATGTCGTTGCGGAATCGCTGGGCCAGCGTAATGGGCGGTTCCGGATTGCGCTGCAGAATGGCCGGCAAACCATCTTCCGGAAAGAACCGCGAAATCGGAATCACCTGACTGGCCGGCGACGCGGGGGGCGCCGACGTGGCCAGATAGCCGGCCGCCACAGCGGCCAGTGTCACGGACTGCGTCCGACTGCGTCGCTGTTCGGCTTCACCCCACGACTGGGCGCGCTGCACCAGCGCCCGCAATTCCACGAGGGCGCCGTGCACGGCGAAGTGCAGACGCTGATCCCAACGCAACTCACCGTCACGAAGGCCGGTCGCGATCCGCTCGATGGTCGATGCCAGGTCGGGCAGGCCTTCGAGACGTGTCATCGTGGCACTGCCACGGAGGGCGCGCGCATGCGTCAGAAACGTCGCCGCGTCCGGCGTCGCCGATTCGGCGCTGGACAGCAACTGGTCGAGGCGATCGAGATACTCGGTCGCTTCCTTCTGAAAGAACTCGATCAGGGCCTGTGGTGCGCTCATCGCCTCTCCGTCCTCGCACGGTCCATTTCGCGCCGGATCTCCCGGACCGCGTCTCCGATTCCCACGAACAGCGCCCGCCCCACAATCGCATGCCCGATGTTCAGCTCTTCGATCTCGGGGATGGCCGCCACCAAGGCCACATTCTGCGTCGACAGTCCGTGCCCGGCGTGTACCTTGAGCCCCAGTGACGCACCCAGCGCCGCGCTGTCGGCCAGCGCCGCAAGGGTTCGCGGACTGGTCGGAGCGTGCGCATAGGGGCCGGTGTGCAGTTCGATCGCATCCGCCCCCAGATCGGCCGATCGACGCACGGCCTCGGGGTCGGCGTCAATGAACAGACTGCTCTTGACCCCGGCACGTTTCAGCCGTTCCAGCGCGTCGCGGAGTCCGGCCGCACCATGCGTCACGTCGAGTCCGCCCTCGGTGGTCACTTCCGCGCGCCGCTCGGGTACCAGGGTCACCGCAAACGGGCGGAGGCGTTCGGCCAGCGCCAGCATCTCCCCGGTGGCCGCGCACTCCAGATTGAGAACCGTTGTGATAGTTGCGGCCAGCCGCAGAACGTCGTCGTCTTGGATGTGGCGACGATCCTCGCGAAGATGTGCGGTGATGCCGTCAGCGCCGGCCTGCTCGCAGAGCAGGGCAGCCGCCACCGGATCCGGTTCGAGACTGTGTCGGGCCTGACGCACGGTGGCGACGTGATCGATGTTCACGTACAGCCGCTGGTAGGGACGCATGGGCGAATGATCAGACAAGTGCGGTCGACGGGAGCAGTCGGAGTGGGCGAACGCTACACTTCTCAAGAGTCGATGGTTGGTACGATAACGTGCATGGAGGCACTCGTGGTACGGTTCTCAATCCGAAAGGGCATTCTGGTCGCCACCCTGCTGTCGGCGGTGGCCTGCACCAAGAAGGTCGTGGACACCACGATCTCGCCCGCGCCCGGCGCGGCTACCTCCGCACAGCTGGCCATCCCCCTGGATGGTCCGGCCGGCGCAACCTCAGCCCGCGGCGCCGTGGAGGCCTTCCTGACGGCGGTCCGGGCGCAGGACCTGCGCGGGATGTCGGCGGTCTGGGGGAACGACAAGGAACCCACCGCGGCCCACGTCAAGCGCGATGAGCTCGAGAAGCGGCTGATCGTGATGCAATGCATGCTCTCGCACGACAAATGGCAATTCGCCGAAGACAATGCCCGCTTGGTCACCGGGGGGCGCCAGGAGTACATCGTCAATCTCCAGCAGAAGCAGCTGAAGGGCCGCACGTCCTTTACCACCGTGGTGGGACAGGGTGGTCGCTGGTTCATCGAAGACATCAAACTCGACGGCGTCAAGGAATTCTGCCGCTAACAGCCGCCGCACCCCGGGGGGAACTCGGGGCTGGACAGACGGACTAGTATTCGGACAGCTCGACGAGCACGCCACCGGTCGCACTGGGATGCAGGAAGGCGATACGTTTGCCTTCGGCGCCCAACCGTGGCGTGTCGTCGATAAGCCGCAGTCCGGCCGCTCGGCAACGCGCAAGCGTCAAGTCGAGGTCGTCCACGGCGAAGCACACGTGATGGATGCCGGGGCCGCGCTTGGCCACGAACTTCCCGATGGGCGAGTCTTCCGACTTGGCTTCGAGCAGTTCGACCAGCGATTCGCCGGCCGCCACCCCTGCGATCGCGGCGCCATCGGCGTCGTCCAACGGGACCTCGGGCATTCCGAGGATATCACGGTAGAACGGCAGTAATTCGTCGAGGGCATGCGTCGCGATCCCGATGTGGGCGATGCGCGTGCCGCGGCGGAGTCCGCTGTTGCGGATGGGATCGGTCATGTCGTGGGGGCGTGAGACGAACCCGAAAACTAATCCTGACGACTGGCGCGAACGAGTCTGCGTGACCTTGGCGCCGATGGAGCACACGATGGCAAACGCGATGGAAGTGGGTGATGACAACTTTGCGACCGAGATCGAAGGATCCACGGGGCTCGCAGTCGTCGATTTTTGGGCGACATGGTGCGCGCCCTGCCGCATGATCGGACCGATCGTGGAACAGCTGGCGGTGGATTACGCCGGCAAGGCGAAGGTGGCCAAGCTCGACGTGGACAACAACCAGAAGACGGCCGCACGGTTCAATGTGCGATCGATCCCCACCATCCTGTTCTTCAAGGACGGCAAGCTGGTGGACCAGGTGGTCGGGGCGGTTCCGCGCCCGGCGCTGGAAGCGAAGTTCAAGGAGCACGTCTGAGCCACGAGAGCGACGCGCCCGGTTCGCCGTCCGACCTCGCGGTCGAACTGGCGGACCGGGCGGCGACGCTCCTCCCTGACGCGGCCGCCCCCGGGGCGCTGCACGTCGTCAGCACGCCCATTGGTCATCTGGGCGACATCACCGTTCGCGCCCTCGCCGTGCTGAAGGGGGTGGCGGCGATCTGCTGTGAGGACACCCGGCACGCCCACATCCTGCTGCAGCGCTATGGGATTCGCACACCGACGCTGGCCCTGCACGAACACAACGAGGCGCAGGCCACGCCCCGGCTGCTCGATCGCTTGCGAAGCGGCGAGGCGCTGGCCCTCATTTCGGACGCCGGGACGCCTCTGGTCTCGGATCCCGGCGCGCGCCTGGTCGCCGCCGCAGTGGACGCGGGAATCCGCGTCATTCCGGTTCCCGGGGCCTCAGCCACTCTGGCGGCACTGGTGGCCTCTGGCATCGTCCCGCACCCGTGCACCATTCTGGGATTTCTGGCGCGAAAGGGCAGTGAACGCCGAGCCCAAATCGAAATGGCCATCGGCCTGCCACACGCGGTGGTCCTCTTCGAGAGCGCCAATCGTCTCGTCGAGACGCTGCACGACCTGGCCCAAGCCGCCGCTGGTCCCCGACAGGTTGCGGTCGCCCGCGAATTGACCAAGCATTACGAGGAAGTCCGACGCGGAACGCTCCTTGAGGTCGCCGCGTATTATGAAGAGACGCCGCCACGGGGAGAAATCGTGATCGTGCTGGCGGGCGCGACGCTTGTGGTTCCTTCCGAAGACGGACTCCGTGCGACCGCCGAGGCGTTACGTGCCGACGGCGTCCGGCCGCGCGAGATCGTGCAACGGCTGGTGGAAGAACACGGTGCCAGCCGCAACCTTGCCTACCGACTCGCCCACGATACCTGATGCGGTCATTGTCGCAGCGGTCCCGGTCCATCCTGATGTGCGCTGCGCTCACCGTGTCGGCGCTCGCGGCGGCGCCGTTGGTGCACCACCGCGAGGTCGCGGGCCCAGGCCGCCTCGCCATCGCCCGCCTGCAGTACGAAGGCGGCGGTGATTGGTACGCGAACCCGTCCAGCATCCCCAACCTGCTCGCGGCCATCGCGGAGCGCACCGCACTGCCGGTGGAGCGCACGGAAGGCCATGTCAAACTCACCGATTCGGCGCTCTTTGATTTTCCGTTCCTGCATGTCACGGGGCACGGCGAGATCAAGTTCAGCTATGCCGAGGCGGTCCAGCTGCCCGTGTATCTCAATCGCGGCGGCTTCCTGCATGTCGATGACAACTACGGACTCGACGAAAGCTTTCGGCGGGAGATCAAGCGCGTCTTTCCCGATCGGCCATTGGTCGAGGTGCCATCCACGCACCCCATCTATCGACTGGTGTATGAATTCCCGAAAGGGCCGCCCAAGGTGCACGAACACGACGGCAAGCCCGCACAGGGGTTCGGGATATTCATCGGCAATCGATTGGCCGTGTATTACACCTACTCGGCCGATCTCGGGAACGGGTGGGAAGATGTCGGGACCTATCCCGATCCTCCCGCGTTGCACGAGCAGGCGCTGCAGATGGGCATCAATCTCTTCACCTACGCCATCACCAGTCGGGTAACGCCATGACCGCACCTGCATTGCCGCGAGGCGCCGCGTCGTCCGACGGGAGTTCACTGGCCGCCCGACTTGGCGCCGAGCAATCGTCGCTGCGTCTGCGCTCCACCGCCGCCGCGGTCCTGGCGGTCATTGCCGTCGTCGCACTGGTCGCCGCCGCCGGCGCGGTGATGCTGAGCGATGGTCGATGGCTGTCGTGGCCGCGTCTGATGCCGGTGCTGGTGTGGATGGGCGCCGGGGTGGGGGCCACGCTGCTGGCGCGTTGGCTGCGCGCGCGCGATGCATCAGTCCTCACCATCACGTCGCTGGCGGGCGCCATCGAGCGTGAACAGTCGTTGCGCGCAGGCTCACTGCGCGGCGCGCTGGAAGTGGCCGACACGGGCGTCCTCGGTGCTCACGCGGCGCGTGCCATCGCGCAACGGCTGGCTCCCACCACGCTCGCGCCACATCTCACGCAACGTCTCATGCGCGGTTTGGGCATGGCCGGTGCGGCGGCCGTGATCGGTGCGGCGTTGTTGGCCACGTCGGCACGCACCACGCGCGATGGGTTCGCCGCCGTCGTGCACCCCGTGCGCGCCTGGCGCGGGACGCTGCTCTCGCCTTTGGCGTTCGATCAGCTCCCCGGCAGCGTGCCGCGCGGGATGCCGTTGACGGTGCGAGTGCGCGCCGAAGGACGACAGGTGGTGACCGTGTCGCAACGGGCCGCCGGAGAAGCGTGGCGTGATACGACTCTCGTCATCGATGCCACCACCGGCCTGGCGCGACTGGCACTGGGCCCGGTGCGGGCGCCGGTGACCCTGCGGGTGCAGGACGGTCGTGCGCCGTCCGCCGAGGCCACGATTGGCGTCGACGAGCGCGGTTGGATTGGAGAAGTGGCACTGTTTGCGCAGTATCCGGCCTACTTGGGCCGCACCAACGAGGCGCTTGAGCCGGTCTCGCCGATTCGCGTGCCGCGTGGCACGCGGTTGCGGGTCACGGCGGTGCTGCGTGGCGGCGCGCGGGATGCGACGCTTGCGGACGGCACCACCAGTGTTGACGTGCACGTCGTGGCCACGTCCGATGCCCGTGGCACCATTGCGGACGGCACGTCCGCCGCCGCGGAGATCGTGTTGGACCATGACGGAACGTGGACGTGGGCGGCGTCGGCTACGCCGCGGGCCACTGGCGAGACACTCCCACCGGAACTGCCGGATGCCATGTCGTTTCTGGTGGTGCCCGACAAAGCGCCTGAAGTGATCATTGCCGCGCCCATGACCGACACGGCGATCGGCACAGCGGGCGTGGTACCGGTGATCGTGCGTGCCGGCGACGATCACGGTGTCGGCAACGTGACGCTGACGCTGTGGCGTGAGTCGGCCAAGGGAACGGGCGAGAATCGCGGAACGAAGGGCACCGTCGACAAACCCGCCGTGCGGGAGCGTCTCGAGCTTGGTGATCCGGCGTCACCGTTCTTTGAAGGCGGTGTCACGGTCGCGCTCGACGGACGCGGACTCGAACCCGGCGATCGCGTGCATCTGGTGGCGGTGGCCACCGACGACTCACCGTGGCGCCAACAGACGTCGAGCGCCGAAGTCATTTTGCGCGTGCCGACCCTCAGCGAGCAGCGCTCCATGGCGCGCTCGCTGGGTGATTCGCTGGCCGCGCGCGCCTTGCAGATGGCGCAGCAGGAAAAGCGCCTGCAACAGAACACGGCTGACGCGTCACGCAGTCGCGATCTCAAGAACGGCGGTCGGGGTGAAGAACAGCCGGGCGGCAGCAAGACCGACGGCAGCAAGAGTTCCATGAGTTTTCAGGCGGCCGAAAAGGCGCGGGAGTTGGCGCGCCAGCAACAGCAGATGGGCGCCAAGATCGATTCGTTGCGTCAAAGCGCGAAGGAACTCGAGAACCGACTCAAGAGCGCCAACGCGCTGGATACAGCGCTGTCCAACCGGATGCGCGACATCCAGAAGATGTTGCGTGATGCGATGACGCCCGAGATGACCAAGCAACTTGAGGCGTTGAACAAGAGCACCGAGCGCCTCAGTGGCACCGAAGCCCAGCAGAGCCTGGAGCAGTTGGCAGCGCAGCAACAGCAGCTGCGTCAGCAGATGGAGAAGAGTGCCGAGATGCTCAAGCGCGCGGCCTTGGAAGGGTCGATGTCCACACTGCGCGACGAAGCCAAGGAACTGGCCGACGCCCAGAAGGAATTGTCGGACGCGTTGAAGAAGGGCGACACGCAGGGCCGCCCCGATCGCGACTCGTACACCAAGTCGCTGGCCGATCGGTCGCGGGCGCTGCAGGAAGAAGTCGACAAGCTCGCGAAGCGTCTCGAGCAGGCCGGTGCGAAACCCGGTGCCAGCAAGACGCGCGCGGCGCAGCCGATGCTGGATCAGGCAGCGGAGGCAATGGAGCGCGCGGCCAGCGAGGCGCAGAAAGCCGGTGAAAAGGGCGATCCCAGCCCGCTCGACAAGGCGCTGCAATCGCTCAAGGACGAGAAGGACCGGGCGGCTCAGAACGCGCAACAGGGGAAAGCCGACGAGAAGACGGCCGCCGGTGCTGCGCAACAATCGGGCAACAGTGGTGAGCGCAAACCGGGCGCGCAGCCGCAAGGCGCGCAAAGTGGACAGCAATCGGGTGGTCAGCAGCAGGGACAACAGGGACAACCGCAGCCGGGCCAGCAGGGGCAGCAAGGGCAGCAGGGGCGGCAGCAGGGGCAACAGGCCGGACAGAACGCCAGCGAAAATGCCCGCCAGGCCGGCGAGTCCATGGACAAGGCCGCGAAGCAGCTGTCGTCAGCCCGCGAATCGCAGGTGGACGCGTGGAAGACCGAGCTGTCCGAACAGCTGGATCAGTCCATCAATGAAACCATGCAACTGGCGCGGCAGCAGTCCGAGCTGGAACAGCGCGCGCGTCAGAGTGGGAATGCCCAGTCGATGCAAGGCGAGCAGGGCGCGCTGCAGCAAGGCGTCCAGCAAGCCGCGGAACGTCTCGAGAAGGCCGGTCGCAGTTCCTCGTTGCTGTCGCAGCGATCGCAGAAGGCGATGGCGGATGCGCAGCGTCGGGTGTCGCAAGCGACTCAGCAGATGGGACAAGCTGGACAGCCCGGCGGCAACGAGCAGGCGCAGAACGCGATGAAGGATGCCAGTGAGGCGCTCAACCAGGCGCTCAGCTCACTCGTGCGTGACCGGGAAAAGGTGAACAACGCGCAGTCAGCCTCCGGGTTCTCCGAAATGATGGAGCAGCTCAAGCAGCTCGCACAGCAGCAAGGGGCACTCAACGGACAGATGCAGGGACTCAACCTGCTGCCGGGCGGTGCCCAGGGCGATGCGGCCAAGCAGCAGGCGCGCGTGCTGGCGCGTCAGCAGCGCGACGTCGCCAAATCGCTCACCGACGTGTCCGACGCCGACCAGACGGGCCGCACCGACGCGCTGGCCAAGGAAGCGCAGACGTTGGCGCAGCAGATGGAGCGTGCCGGACTCGATCCCACCGTCGCGGCGCGACAGCAGCAGCTGTATCGACGGTTGCTCGATGCCGGTCGATTCCTGGAGCAGGATGAACGCGATGATCAGGGGCCACGCGAGGCCAAGTCGGGCGTGGCCAATGGTGCGCGCGGTGCGGTGGATGGCGCGCAGTCCGGCAAGGCGGCCAACCGATTTACACCTCCGACGTGGAACGAACTCCGTGGCCTCGGCCCTGAAGAGCGCCGGCTGGTGATCGAGTACTTCCGCCGACTCAATGGTTCGACTCCGTAACCGGGGGCCAGCGTGCATCGCTGCCGCCGCGATGCTGTGGTGTGCCGCGGCGGGTCCGCTGCACGCACAGGTTCGAACACCGCCGGCGACAGTAACGGCCACCGCTGCCGATACCGCCGACCCGCTCTCCCGCGCCATGGATGCCGAAGACAAGGGCGACTCGAAGCGCGCGGCCGTCGCGTATCGCGAGGCGCTGCAACGCGCGTTGAGTGTGGCGAATGCGGACGGCGATCGTATTGCGATCGCCCTGTTGGGATTGGAGCGCACGTGGGCGGAAACGGGCATGCGCGATTCCGTCCTGCCCATCGTGCAGCGCGTGTTGCAGGTGCGACCGACTGACCCGGTTGCGCGGAGCATGCAACTGCGCACGCTGGTGGGACTCGGCAAGGACGACGAGGCGAAACTGGCGTTTGGTGCGTGGCGCCGCGCAGTGGGCAACGACGGGTCGCCCTTTCGCGAGTACGCACGCCTGTTGCTGACCGCCGGACGGGCACAGGCGGCCGATTCGATCCTCGGCGAGGCGGCTCGACTGCTTGGATCCGGTGGTGCCTTGTCGGGTGAGGTGGCGCAGCTGCACGTGGCCCTGGGTCGATGGAACAGTGCCGCCGTCGCGTTTCGCGAGGCACTGGTCGATCAACCCTATCTCGAAACCGCCGCACAATTCGCCCTGACGCGCGCACCAGTGGAAGCGCGCGACTCCATTCGCGCGGTGCTGCACGCGTTGCCGGCGGCGCTGCCGCCGCGCCGATTGCTCGCCTCGCTGGAACTCTTCTGGGGCGAACCGCGCCGGGCGTGGGTCGCGTTGTCGTCGGTGCGCGCCGACGATTCCACGGCCGCCGCGTGGCGTGAATTCGGCGAACGCGCCGAGATGGCGCAGGCATGGCAAGTGGCGCGTGATGCGTGGCTGGCGGTGTGGGAACGACGGGGCGATCTGGAAGCACAAACGCGTGCGGCGCAGGCGGCCCTCAAGGCCAGCGATGCCGCCGGCGCGCTGGAGATTGCCCGGCGAGAACCGCGCGCCATCGCGGTGCCGAACTCGACGCCGCTGTCATTGACCAAACCAGCGGCATCGGATGCGACCACCCGCGTGCGCGCACTCCTGCCGATTGAATTGGCAGCCCTTGGTGAACTGGGTCGGCCACAGGAGGCCCAGAAACGCCTCGACGAGAATGGCCGCTTCCTGGACGCGACCGCGCGCGCTGCCATCGCGCAGTCGTTGGTGGGGGCCTGGTTGCGCAGCGGCGACGTCGAGCGCGCGCGGGAAACCGTGAAGGGCAGTGATCTGGTGGATGACGATGAAACGATGGGCTGGCTGGCGATGTACGAGGGGGACCTGGTGACCGCGCGCAAGCGGTTGGTGCGTGCGGAAACGCGTCGCCCCGAGCTGGTCGACGCGCTGGGGCTGTTGGCGCGTACGCGCATTGAGCGGTCCATCGGACTGGGGCAGGCGTTCCTGCTGCTCGCAAAACGAGACACACTGGCGGCGGCACAGCGCTTCGCGGCGCTGGCGGATTCGGTGGGCGACGCCGCTCCCGCCCTCTTGTCGCTGGCCGCGCGGCTCGAGTATGCGAGACCGACCACCAGGCGTTCGCTCGTCCTGTGGGATCGCATTGTGAACGTCTATCCGAAAAGCCCCGAAGCGCCCGAGGCGCTCCTGGCGTCGGCGCGTGCCGTGCGCGACGCGGGCGACAAGGCCGGCGCGATCACCCGCTACGAATCGCTGCTCATCGATTATCCTGAAAGCGCGCTGTTGCCGCAGGGGCGACGCGAGTTGGGTCAACTGAAGGGAGGCGGACTGTGATCGGCGCGGCGGCAGAGACGTACAGATTCTCACGGTGGCATCGCGCACTCGTCGTGATGACGTTGGCACTGGCGCAGATTCCAACCGTGGCACGGGCGCAGAATCTGCTCATCCCCATGGATGACGCCCAGCGCAATCATCTCAAGGCATACGGGGTGACGTTTCTCGCGCTGAAGACGGGACAGAAAGCGGAGTGGCTGCTCAACTATCGTGGCGGTGCATTCCTGCTGCCCGACGCACCCGACCTGCGTCGTCGCGCCGCGCTGGACGGTGTCAGCGTGGAGTTGCTCACCGACGGCGCCGTGGCGAGCGCGCGCGCCGAGATTGCCGGTGGCAACATGGACGCCGTCGTGCTTGAGCGCGCACCCAAGATTGCGATCTACCGGCCGGCCAATCAGCCGCCGTGGGATGACGCGGTCACGCTGGCCCTGCAGTATGCGGGCATCGACTTCACGTCGGTCTGGGATGACGACGTGGTGAAGGGCGACCTGTCCAAGTACGACTGGGTGCATCTGCATCACGAAGACTTCACGGGCCAGTTCAACAAGCTGTATCTCGCCTATCGCGATGCGCCGTGGTTCGTGGCGCAGCGTGAGCGGGATTTGCTGACCGCGCGGAAGTTCGGCTATGACAATGTCCCGGCGCTCAAGAAGGCCGTCGCGGATGGCATCCGGGGATTTGTCGATCGTGGTGGATTCCTGTTTGCGATGTGCGGTGCCACCGAGTCACTGGACCTGGCCATCGCGGCGTTCACGGTGGATATCGCCGGTCCGTTTTCCGATGGGACACCGCCCGCCCCCGATGCCGATGCCAAGATGGTGTGGACGCGCGCGCTCGCCTTCACCGGCGCGCACGTCGAGCCGTCGCCGTACATCAATGCGCTCAGCGACATTGACGGCCATCAGGTCAATGTCCCGGCACGTCGACAGCCGCTGGGCGCGTTCTCATTGTTCGGCTTCTCCGCGAAGTTGGATCCGGTGGCCACCATGTTGGTGCAGGACCATCGATCCGTCGTGCCCGACTTCTATGGCGTCACCACCAGTTTCAACAAGGCGGTGCTCAAGCCGGGGGTGACCGTGCTGGCATCCGAAGATGGTGCGCCGTGGGTCAAGTACATTCACGGTGATTACGGCAAGGGATCGTGGACCTTCCTTGGCGGACACGATCCCGAGGATGCGCAGCATGCCATTGGCAGCGCGCCCACCGACTTGTCGCTGCACCCCAACTCGCCGGGATATCGCCTGATCCTCAACAACGTGCTGTTCCCCGCCGCGAAGAAGAAGCCGCGCAAGACGTGAGTATCTCCACCGCCGCCGCGGGCGAGGCGCGGTTGTCACGCGCTGCCTCGGCGGCGGTGCGCACGGCCATACGGCTGGCGGGTGGCAACGAGGTCTGCTTCGTCTGCGCCGTGGATGATGACGGGATGATCACCACGGCCCGAGCGGTGGCGCGTGGCGACGTG is drawn from Gemmatimonadaceae bacterium and contains these coding sequences:
- a CDS encoding flippase-like domain-containing protein yields the protein MKLDWKSALGIALSGAMLWWTLRGQSVSAVWDVLRHSNVLLLLFAVAVGTSIFPIRARRWRTILEPVAGFIPFGPLWRSTAIGMMMNNVFPFRAGEFARAYALTREVPRVRITTALGSLAVDRIFDAIVLLALMFGAMLDPAFPPGVKILGSTVPQLAAGGITLVVGLLTVCYFMVLQHQRVMQFVGWVARRVLPRHEAVLVKFVEHGVGGLAVLKDSRRFLAVFFWAALHWLVHALGLYLAFIAVGIEAPFTAALFLQGVLGIGVSIPSSPGFFGVFELLSTVGLAVYGVPKELAVSWAIGYHILSFIPITVMGGVYFARLGLSVGAVAGAKEAAPA
- a CDS encoding Hpt domain-containing protein; this translates as MSAPQALIEFFQKEATEYLDRLDQLLSSAESATPDAATFLTHARALRGSATMTRLEGLPDLASTIERIATGLRDGELRWDQRLHFAVHGALVELRALVQRAQSWGEAEQRRSRTQSVTLAAVAAGYLATSAPPASPASQVIPISRFFPEDGLPAILQRNPEPPITLAQRFRNDIAAAADGVAREGQALATSAAGPSQLALSDGLRRGLLGLSDVADSYGAASIASLATKMARAPLSNSSERAAIQGFAHLLMDRELTDTELAARVKDANIIWAGAPPVEAPQIVPIESLLFRGHSAITRARKVRDELKVLWNRGSLAEPSAHALFEELSDLLDLAVTT
- a CDS encoding pyridoxine 5'-phosphate synthase, which encodes MRPYQRLYVNIDHVATVRQARHSLEPDPVAAALLCEQAGADGITAHLREDRRHIQDDDVLRLAATITTVLNLECAATGEMLALAERLRPFAVTLVPERRAEVTTEGGLDVTHGAAGLRDALERLKRAGVKSSLFIDADPEAVRRSADLGADAIELHTGPYAHAPTSPRTLAALADSAALGASLGLKVHAGHGLSTQNVALVAAIPEIEELNIGHAIVGRALFVGIGDAVREIRREMDRARTERR
- the mce gene encoding methylmalonyl-CoA epimerase is translated as MTDPIRNSGLRRGTRIAHIGIATHALDELLPFYRDILGMPEVPLDDADGAAIAGVAAGESLVELLEAKSEDSPIGKFVAKRGPGIHHVCFAVDDLDLTLARCRAAGLRLIDDTPRLGAEGKRIAFLHPSATGGVLVELSEY
- the trxA gene encoding thioredoxin; translated protein: MANAMEVGDDNFATEIEGSTGLAVVDFWATWCAPCRMIGPIVEQLAVDYAGKAKVAKLDVDNNQKTAARFNVRSIPTILFFKDGKLVDQVVGAVPRPALEAKFKEHV
- the rsmI gene encoding 16S rRNA (cytidine(1402)-2'-O)-methyltransferase, translating into MLKGVAAICCEDTRHAHILLQRYGIRTPTLALHEHNEAQATPRLLDRLRSGEALALISDAGTPLVSDPGARLVAAAVDAGIRVIPVPGASATLAALVASGIVPHPCTILGFLARKGSERRAQIEMAIGLPHAVVLFESANRLVETLHDLAQAAAGPRQVAVARELTKHYEEVRRGTLLEVAAYYEETPPRGEIVIVLAGATLVVPSEDGLRATAEALRADGVRPREIVQRLVEEHGASRNLAYRLAHDT
- a CDS encoding DUF4159 domain-containing protein, which produces MRSLSQRSRSILMCAALTVSALAAAPLVHHREVAGPGRLAIARLQYEGGGDWYANPSSIPNLLAAIAERTALPVERTEGHVKLTDSALFDFPFLHVTGHGEIKFSYAEAVQLPVYLNRGGFLHVDDNYGLDESFRREIKRVFPDRPLVEVPSTHPIYRLVYEFPKGPPKVHEHDGKPAQGFGIFIGNRLAVYYTYSADLGNGWEDVGTYPDPPALHEQALQMGINLFTYAITSRVTP
- a CDS encoding asparagine synthetase B, translating into MTLALAQIPTVARAQNLLIPMDDAQRNHLKAYGVTFLALKTGQKAEWLLNYRGGAFLLPDAPDLRRRAALDGVSVELLTDGAVASARAEIAGGNMDAVVLERAPKIAIYRPANQPPWDDAVTLALQYAGIDFTSVWDDDVVKGDLSKYDWVHLHHEDFTGQFNKLYLAYRDAPWFVAQRERDLLTARKFGYDNVPALKKAVADGIRGFVDRGGFLFAMCGATESLDLAIAAFTVDIAGPFSDGTPPAPDADAKMVWTRALAFTGAHVEPSPYINALSDIDGHQVNVPARRQPLGAFSLFGFSAKLDPVATMLVQDHRSVVPDFYGVTTSFNKAVLKPGVTVLASEDGAPWVKYIHGDYGKGSWTFLGGHDPEDAQHAIGSAPTDLSLHPNSPGYRLILNNVLFPAAKKKPRKT